The Manis javanica isolate MJ-LG chromosome 4, MJ_LKY, whole genome shotgun sequence genome contains a region encoding:
- the KTI12 gene encoding protein KTI12 homolog — MRRGCSWPHPGRMPLVVVCGLPYSGKSRRAEELRCALAVEGRAVYVVDDAAVLGTEDPTVYSDSAREKALRGALRAAVERHLSRHDVVILDSLNYIKGFRYELYCLARAARTPLCLVYCVRPGSPNREPRVAEGEENRSRNVSVNWRPRGEESGSLLAAGTSVLRESQSVDSEVNGRAQVDIPKNLELEEARAPNLPALMTPELEKSVNHMPSAFYPPELLEALKLRFEAPESRNRWDRPLFTMVGLEEPLPLAEIRTALFENRAPPPHQSTQSQPLASGSFLHQLDQVTSQVLAGLMEAQKSAVPGDLLRLPGTTEHLQFTRPWTMAELSRLRRQFISYTKMHPNNENLPQLANMFLQYLSQSLH; from the coding sequence ATGCGGCGCGGTTGCTCATGGCCGCACCCTGGGAGGATGCCGCTAGTGGTAGTTTGCGGGCTGCCGTACAGCGGTAAGAGTCGGCGCGCGGAGGAGCTCCGCTGCGCGCTGGCGGTCGAGGGCCGTGCGGTGTACGTGGTGGACGATGCAGCAGTTCTGGGCACAGAGGATCCGACAGTGTACAGCGATTCGGCCCGGGAGAAGGCGTTGCGCGGGGCCCTTCGAGCTGCGGTGGAGCGGCACCTGAGTCGCCACGATGTGGTCATCCTCGACTCGCTTAACTACATCAAGGGCTTCCGCTACGAGCTTTACTGTCTGGCTCGGGCGGCGCGCACCCCTCTTTGCCTGGTCTACTGCGTACGGCCCGGGAGTCCGAACAGGGAACCTCGGGTGGCGGAAGGGGAGGAGAACCGGAGCCGGAACGTCAGTGTGAATTGGCGGCCGCGGGGTGAGGAGAGTGGGAGCCTTCTGGCTGCGGGCACCAGTGTCCTCCGAGAATCGCAGTCAGTGGATTCAGAAGTAAATGGCAGAGCCCAGGTAGACATACCTAAGAATCTGGAGCTGGAAGAAGCTAGGGCGCCAAATCTTCCAGCTCTCATGACTCCGGAATTGGAGAAATCTGTAAATCATATGCCCAGTGCCTTTTACCCTCCCGAGCTTTTGGAGGCCTTAAAGCTGCGCTTTGAAGCTCCGGAGTCTAGGAACCGCTGGGACAGGCCTCTGTTCACCATGGTGGGCTTAGAAGAGCCGTTGCCCCTGGCAGAGATCCGAACTGCCCTGTTTGAGAACCGGGCTCCCCCACCTCATCAGTCTACACAGTCCCAGCCTCTTGCTTCCGGCAGCTTTCTGCACCAGCTAGATCAGGTTACCAGCCAGGTGCTGGCAGGACTGATGGAAGCGCAGAAGAGCGCTGTTCCAGGAGACTTGCTTAGGCTTCCTGGCACCACGGAGCACTTGCAGTTTACCCGGCCCTGGACCATGGCAGAACTGAGTCGCCTTCGTCGCCAGTTTATTTCCTACACCAAAATGCACCCCAACAATGAGAACCTGCCTCAGCTGGCCAACATGTTTCTGCAGTATCTGAGCCAGAGCCTGCACTAA